Proteins encoded by one window of Taeniopygia guttata chromosome 1A, bTaeGut7.mat, whole genome shotgun sequence:
- the CAPS2 gene encoding calcyphosin-2 isoform X3 has protein sequence MDLEVKGVAASPQRKADLSLMGKKCQGWRPNRQATHSPLPPEVPRLDLGRLGDSDEEKTRSESLLSLKDSSKPKHGQYEAGTKEEYKQQPPRIAEKEKDYLQCPENSIKGTQLEDGHDDFGVLDKKALLQQCYKNKPYKMQHNIRKSEAEDVAAERRKQAVVEQVMVDQLCRAVISDPEQSTRSDACKEAQGLLEAGMAPMHCRKRTLHETKIRTKSGLTESMLSNKLRFDSRIISRNGHDACRELIGFFFACDKSLTVYEFRQFGKNRTNALPFIQKGVYQHQRGQRKGKSYALSDFYVGANLTFQSADHNLPESVKQNPFFTLRVISIDEAAIDYLKASSLELKEECSRQVVDDSKVFKKIQGIFRETLSKRGVRVITGLGKYFRQIDKNRDGFLSQAALKEALKVFHLEMPEEDFESLWLILDDSKNDKVDYGEFTHAIFGEMNEYRKTFVRKAYMKLDFNKTGSVPLVDVRKCYCAKEHPLALAGKTAEEEIKSSFLEALGESCSNPNEMSYSEFEDYYEGLSFGIVCDDDFVNILKNSWGI, from the exons GGTGCCACGCCTAGATCTAGGGAGGTTGGGAGATTCTGATGAAGAG AAGACAAGATCAGAAAGTCTATTATCCCTCAAAGACAGCTCCAAACCAAAGCATGGTCAGTATGAAGCAGGTACAAAGGAAGAATATAAGCAGCAGCCTCCGAGAattgcagaaaaggaaaaagactaCCTCCAGTGTCCAGAGAATTCAATAAAG GGTACACAGCTTGAAGATGGACATGATGATTTTGGAGTCCTTGATAAGAAAGCTCTCCTGCAACAATGCTATAAAAACAAGCCTTATAAGATGCAGCACAACATAAGGAAATCAGAAGCT GAGGATGTtgctgcagagaggagaaaacagGCTGTTGTAGAACAAGTTATGGTGGATCAATTGTGTAG AGCTGTTATAAGTGATCCAGAGCAGTCCACACGTTCTGATGCTTGCAAGGAAGCTCAAGGACTTCTGGAGGCTGGGATGGCACCAATGCATTGTAGAAAAAGGACACTCCATGAAACAAA aataaGGACCAAATCAGGACTAACTGAGAGCATGCTCTCCAACAAGCTACGCTTTGATAGTAGGATTATATCGAG AAATGGTCATGATGCTTGTAGGGAGttgattggatttttttttgcctgtgacAAATCCCTTACTGTGTATGAATTTCGACAGTTTGGAAAAAACAG GACAAATGCCTTGCCTTTCATTCAGAAGGGAGTTTATCAACATCAGCGTGgtcaaagaaagggaaaatctTATGCTCTTAGTGACTTCTATGTT GGAGCCAATCTGACTTTCCAAAGTGCTGATCATAACCTTCCAGAAAGTGTTAAGCAGAACCCTTTCTTCACCCTTCGTGTGATAAGTATTGATGAAGCAGCTATAGATTATCTGAA AGCTTCTTCTTTGGAACTCAAGGAAGAGTGTTCCAGGCAAGTGGTTGATGACAGCAAAGTTTTCAAGAAGATTCAAG GTATATTCAGAGAAACATTAAGTAAAAGAGGAGTTCGGGTTATAACAGGCTTAGGAAAGTATTTCCGACAAATAGACAAGAACAGAGATGGTTTTCTCTCTCAGGCAGCCTTGAAAGAAGCTCTAAAAGTATTCCATTTGGAAATGCCTGAAGAG GACTTTGAATCCTTGTGGCTCATTCTTGATGATAGCAAGAATGATAAGGTTGACTATGGAGAATTTACTCATGCCATATTTGGAGAAATGAATGAATATAGGAAAACATTTGTAAGAAAA gCTTATATGAAACTAGATTTCAACAAAACTGGGAGCGTGCCTTTGGTAGATGTCAGAAAATGTTACTGTGCAAAGGAACATCCTCTAGCATTGGCAG GCAAAActgcagaagaagaaattaaatcatCATTTCTAGAAGCATTAGGAGAGTCCTGCAGCAACCCCAATGAAATGTCCTATTCTGAGTTTGAAGATTACTATGAAGGATTAAGTTTTGGAATTGTGTGTGATGATGATTTTGTTAATATCTTAAAGAATTCATGGGGAATTTAG
- the CAPS2 gene encoding calcyphosin-2 isoform X6 codes for MVDQLCRAVISDPEQSTRSDACKEAQGLLEAGMAPMHCRKRTLHETKIRTKSGLTESMLSNKLRFDSRIISRNGHDACRELIGFFFACDKSLTVYEFRQFGKNRTNALPFIQKGVYQHQRGQRKGKSYALSDFYVGANLTFQSADHNLPESVKQNPFFTLRVISIDEAAIDYLKASSLELKEECSRQVVDDSKVFKKIQGIFRETLSKRGVRVITGLGKYFRQIDKNRDGFLSQAALKEALKVFHLEMPEEDFESLWLILDDSKNDKVDYGEFTHAIFGEMNEYRKTFVRKAYMKLDFNKTGSVPLVDVRKCYCAKEHPLALAGKTAEEEIKSSFLEALGESCSNPNEMSYSEFEDYYEGLSFGIVCDDDFVNILKNSWGI; via the exons ATGGTGGATCAATTGTGTAG AGCTGTTATAAGTGATCCAGAGCAGTCCACACGTTCTGATGCTTGCAAGGAAGCTCAAGGACTTCTGGAGGCTGGGATGGCACCAATGCATTGTAGAAAAAGGACACTCCATGAAACAAA aataaGGACCAAATCAGGACTAACTGAGAGCATGCTCTCCAACAAGCTACGCTTTGATAGTAGGATTATATCGAG AAATGGTCATGATGCTTGTAGGGAGttgattggatttttttttgcctgtgacAAATCCCTTACTGTGTATGAATTTCGACAGTTTGGAAAAAACAG GACAAATGCCTTGCCTTTCATTCAGAAGGGAGTTTATCAACATCAGCGTGgtcaaagaaagggaaaatctTATGCTCTTAGTGACTTCTATGTT GGAGCCAATCTGACTTTCCAAAGTGCTGATCATAACCTTCCAGAAAGTGTTAAGCAGAACCCTTTCTTCACCCTTCGTGTGATAAGTATTGATGAAGCAGCTATAGATTATCTGAA AGCTTCTTCTTTGGAACTCAAGGAAGAGTGTTCCAGGCAAGTGGTTGATGACAGCAAAGTTTTCAAGAAGATTCAAG GTATATTCAGAGAAACATTAAGTAAAAGAGGAGTTCGGGTTATAACAGGCTTAGGAAAGTATTTCCGACAAATAGACAAGAACAGAGATGGTTTTCTCTCTCAGGCAGCCTTGAAAGAAGCTCTAAAAGTATTCCATTTGGAAATGCCTGAAGAG GACTTTGAATCCTTGTGGCTCATTCTTGATGATAGCAAGAATGATAAGGTTGACTATGGAGAATTTACTCATGCCATATTTGGAGAAATGAATGAATATAGGAAAACATTTGTAAGAAAA gCTTATATGAAACTAGATTTCAACAAAACTGGGAGCGTGCCTTTGGTAGATGTCAGAAAATGTTACTGTGCAAAGGAACATCCTCTAGCATTGGCAG GCAAAActgcagaagaagaaattaaatcatCATTTCTAGAAGCATTAGGAGAGTCCTGCAGCAACCCCAATGAAATGTCCTATTCTGAGTTTGAAGATTACTATGAAGGATTAAGTTTTGGAATTGTGTGTGATGATGATTTTGTTAATATCTTAAAGAATTCATGGGGAATTTAG
- the CAPS2 gene encoding calcyphosin-2 isoform X5, which produces MQHNIRKSEAEDVAAERRKQAVVEQVMVDQLCRAVISDPEQSTRSDACKEAQGLLEAGMAPMHCRKRTLHETKIRTKSGLTESMLSNKLRFDSRIISRNGHDACRELIGFFFACDKSLTVYEFRQFGKNRTNALPFIQKGVYQHQRGQRKGKSYALSDFYVGANLTFQSADHNLPESVKQNPFFTLRVISIDEAAIDYLKASSLELKEECSRQVVDDSKVFKKIQGIFRETLSKRGVRVITGLGKYFRQIDKNRDGFLSQAALKEALKVFHLEMPEEDFESLWLILDDSKNDKVDYGEFTHAIFGEMNEYRKTFVRKAYMKLDFNKTGSVPLVDVRKCYCAKEHPLALAGKTAEEEIKSSFLEALGESCSNPNEMSYSEFEDYYEGLSFGIVCDDDFVNILKNSWGI; this is translated from the exons ATGCAGCACAACATAAGGAAATCAGAAGCT GAGGATGTtgctgcagagaggagaaaacagGCTGTTGTAGAACAAGTTATGGTGGATCAATTGTGTAG AGCTGTTATAAGTGATCCAGAGCAGTCCACACGTTCTGATGCTTGCAAGGAAGCTCAAGGACTTCTGGAGGCTGGGATGGCACCAATGCATTGTAGAAAAAGGACACTCCATGAAACAAA aataaGGACCAAATCAGGACTAACTGAGAGCATGCTCTCCAACAAGCTACGCTTTGATAGTAGGATTATATCGAG AAATGGTCATGATGCTTGTAGGGAGttgattggatttttttttgcctgtgacAAATCCCTTACTGTGTATGAATTTCGACAGTTTGGAAAAAACAG GACAAATGCCTTGCCTTTCATTCAGAAGGGAGTTTATCAACATCAGCGTGgtcaaagaaagggaaaatctTATGCTCTTAGTGACTTCTATGTT GGAGCCAATCTGACTTTCCAAAGTGCTGATCATAACCTTCCAGAAAGTGTTAAGCAGAACCCTTTCTTCACCCTTCGTGTGATAAGTATTGATGAAGCAGCTATAGATTATCTGAA AGCTTCTTCTTTGGAACTCAAGGAAGAGTGTTCCAGGCAAGTGGTTGATGACAGCAAAGTTTTCAAGAAGATTCAAG GTATATTCAGAGAAACATTAAGTAAAAGAGGAGTTCGGGTTATAACAGGCTTAGGAAAGTATTTCCGACAAATAGACAAGAACAGAGATGGTTTTCTCTCTCAGGCAGCCTTGAAAGAAGCTCTAAAAGTATTCCATTTGGAAATGCCTGAAGAG GACTTTGAATCCTTGTGGCTCATTCTTGATGATAGCAAGAATGATAAGGTTGACTATGGAGAATTTACTCATGCCATATTTGGAGAAATGAATGAATATAGGAAAACATTTGTAAGAAAA gCTTATATGAAACTAGATTTCAACAAAACTGGGAGCGTGCCTTTGGTAGATGTCAGAAAATGTTACTGTGCAAAGGAACATCCTCTAGCATTGGCAG GCAAAActgcagaagaagaaattaaatcatCATTTCTAGAAGCATTAGGAGAGTCCTGCAGCAACCCCAATGAAATGTCCTATTCTGAGTTTGAAGATTACTATGAAGGATTAAGTTTTGGAATTGTGTGTGATGATGATTTTGTTAATATCTTAAAGAATTCATGGGGAATTTAG
- the CAPS2 gene encoding calcyphosin-2 isoform X4, whose protein sequence is MDLEVKGVAASPQRKADLSLMGKKCQGWRPNRQATHSPLPPEVPRLDLGRLGDSDEEDGDYYIPYTGSSSHKCQLDSSSEWRAPLQTPYAQHQHGTQLEDGHDDFGVLDKKALLQQCYKNKPYKMQHNIRKSEAEDVAAERRKQAVVEQVMVDQLCRAVISDPEQSTRSDACKEAQGLLEAGMAPMHCRKRTLHETKIRTKSGLTESMLSNKLRFDSRIISRNGHDACRELIGFFFACDKSLTVYEFRQFGKNRTNALPFIQKGVYQHQRGQRKGKSYALSDFYVGANLTFQSADHNLPESVKQNPFFTLRVISIDEAAIDYLKASSLELKEECSRQVVDDSKVFKKIQGIFRETLSKRGVRVITGLGKYFRQIDKNRDGFLSQAALKEALKVFHLEMPEEDFESLWLILDDSKNDKVDYGEFTHAIFGEMNEYRKTFVRKAYMKLDFNKTGSVPLVDVRKCYCAKEHPLALAGKTAEEEIKSSFLEALGESCSNPNEMSYSEFEDYYEGLSFGIVCDDDFVNILKNSWGI, encoded by the exons GGTGCCACGCCTAGATCTAGGGAGGTTGGGAGATTCTGATGAAGAG GATGGGGACTATTACATACCATACACTGGAAGTTCTTCTCATAAGTGCCAGCTAGATTCATCTTCAGAGTGGAGAGCACCATTACAGACTCCATATGCACAGCATCAACAT GGTACACAGCTTGAAGATGGACATGATGATTTTGGAGTCCTTGATAAGAAAGCTCTCCTGCAACAATGCTATAAAAACAAGCCTTATAAGATGCAGCACAACATAAGGAAATCAGAAGCT GAGGATGTtgctgcagagaggagaaaacagGCTGTTGTAGAACAAGTTATGGTGGATCAATTGTGTAG AGCTGTTATAAGTGATCCAGAGCAGTCCACACGTTCTGATGCTTGCAAGGAAGCTCAAGGACTTCTGGAGGCTGGGATGGCACCAATGCATTGTAGAAAAAGGACACTCCATGAAACAAA aataaGGACCAAATCAGGACTAACTGAGAGCATGCTCTCCAACAAGCTACGCTTTGATAGTAGGATTATATCGAG AAATGGTCATGATGCTTGTAGGGAGttgattggatttttttttgcctgtgacAAATCCCTTACTGTGTATGAATTTCGACAGTTTGGAAAAAACAG GACAAATGCCTTGCCTTTCATTCAGAAGGGAGTTTATCAACATCAGCGTGgtcaaagaaagggaaaatctTATGCTCTTAGTGACTTCTATGTT GGAGCCAATCTGACTTTCCAAAGTGCTGATCATAACCTTCCAGAAAGTGTTAAGCAGAACCCTTTCTTCACCCTTCGTGTGATAAGTATTGATGAAGCAGCTATAGATTATCTGAA AGCTTCTTCTTTGGAACTCAAGGAAGAGTGTTCCAGGCAAGTGGTTGATGACAGCAAAGTTTTCAAGAAGATTCAAG GTATATTCAGAGAAACATTAAGTAAAAGAGGAGTTCGGGTTATAACAGGCTTAGGAAAGTATTTCCGACAAATAGACAAGAACAGAGATGGTTTTCTCTCTCAGGCAGCCTTGAAAGAAGCTCTAAAAGTATTCCATTTGGAAATGCCTGAAGAG GACTTTGAATCCTTGTGGCTCATTCTTGATGATAGCAAGAATGATAAGGTTGACTATGGAGAATTTACTCATGCCATATTTGGAGAAATGAATGAATATAGGAAAACATTTGTAAGAAAA gCTTATATGAAACTAGATTTCAACAAAACTGGGAGCGTGCCTTTGGTAGATGTCAGAAAATGTTACTGTGCAAAGGAACATCCTCTAGCATTGGCAG GCAAAActgcagaagaagaaattaaatcatCATTTCTAGAAGCATTAGGAGAGTCCTGCAGCAACCCCAATGAAATGTCCTATTCTGAGTTTGAAGATTACTATGAAGGATTAAGTTTTGGAATTGTGTGTGATGATGATTTTGTTAATATCTTAAAGAATTCATGGGGAATTTAG
- the CAPS2 gene encoding calcyphosin-2 isoform X1, with protein sequence MDLEVKGVAASPQRKADLSLMGKKCQGWRPNRQATHSPLPPEVPRLDLGRLGDSDEEDGDYYIPYTGSSSHKCQLDSSSEWRAPLQTPYAQHQHKTRSESLLSLKDSSKPKHGQYEAGTKEEYKQQPPRIAEKEKDYLQCPENSIKGTQLEDGHDDFGVLDKKALLQQCYKNKPYKMQHNIRKSEAEDVAAERRKQAVVEQVMVDQLCRAVISDPEQSTRSDACKEAQGLLEAGMAPMHCRKRTLHETKIRTKSGLTESMLSNKLRFDSRIISRNGHDACRELIGFFFACDKSLTVYEFRQFGKNRTNALPFIQKGVYQHQRGQRKGKSYALSDFYVGANLTFQSADHNLPESVKQNPFFTLRVISIDEAAIDYLKASSLELKEECSRQVVDDSKVFKKIQGIFRETLSKRGVRVITGLGKYFRQIDKNRDGFLSQAALKEALKVFHLEMPEEDFESLWLILDDSKNDKVDYGEFTHAIFGEMNEYRKTFVRKAYMKLDFNKTGSVPLVDVRKCYCAKEHPLALAGKTAEEEIKSSFLEALGESCSNPNEMSYSEFEDYYEGLSFGIVCDDDFVNILKNSWGI encoded by the exons GGTGCCACGCCTAGATCTAGGGAGGTTGGGAGATTCTGATGAAGAG GATGGGGACTATTACATACCATACACTGGAAGTTCTTCTCATAAGTGCCAGCTAGATTCATCTTCAGAGTGGAGAGCACCATTACAGACTCCATATGCACAGCATCAACAT AAGACAAGATCAGAAAGTCTATTATCCCTCAAAGACAGCTCCAAACCAAAGCATGGTCAGTATGAAGCAGGTACAAAGGAAGAATATAAGCAGCAGCCTCCGAGAattgcagaaaaggaaaaagactaCCTCCAGTGTCCAGAGAATTCAATAAAG GGTACACAGCTTGAAGATGGACATGATGATTTTGGAGTCCTTGATAAGAAAGCTCTCCTGCAACAATGCTATAAAAACAAGCCTTATAAGATGCAGCACAACATAAGGAAATCAGAAGCT GAGGATGTtgctgcagagaggagaaaacagGCTGTTGTAGAACAAGTTATGGTGGATCAATTGTGTAG AGCTGTTATAAGTGATCCAGAGCAGTCCACACGTTCTGATGCTTGCAAGGAAGCTCAAGGACTTCTGGAGGCTGGGATGGCACCAATGCATTGTAGAAAAAGGACACTCCATGAAACAAA aataaGGACCAAATCAGGACTAACTGAGAGCATGCTCTCCAACAAGCTACGCTTTGATAGTAGGATTATATCGAG AAATGGTCATGATGCTTGTAGGGAGttgattggatttttttttgcctgtgacAAATCCCTTACTGTGTATGAATTTCGACAGTTTGGAAAAAACAG GACAAATGCCTTGCCTTTCATTCAGAAGGGAGTTTATCAACATCAGCGTGgtcaaagaaagggaaaatctTATGCTCTTAGTGACTTCTATGTT GGAGCCAATCTGACTTTCCAAAGTGCTGATCATAACCTTCCAGAAAGTGTTAAGCAGAACCCTTTCTTCACCCTTCGTGTGATAAGTATTGATGAAGCAGCTATAGATTATCTGAA AGCTTCTTCTTTGGAACTCAAGGAAGAGTGTTCCAGGCAAGTGGTTGATGACAGCAAAGTTTTCAAGAAGATTCAAG GTATATTCAGAGAAACATTAAGTAAAAGAGGAGTTCGGGTTATAACAGGCTTAGGAAAGTATTTCCGACAAATAGACAAGAACAGAGATGGTTTTCTCTCTCAGGCAGCCTTGAAAGAAGCTCTAAAAGTATTCCATTTGGAAATGCCTGAAGAG GACTTTGAATCCTTGTGGCTCATTCTTGATGATAGCAAGAATGATAAGGTTGACTATGGAGAATTTACTCATGCCATATTTGGAGAAATGAATGAATATAGGAAAACATTTGTAAGAAAA gCTTATATGAAACTAGATTTCAACAAAACTGGGAGCGTGCCTTTGGTAGATGTCAGAAAATGTTACTGTGCAAAGGAACATCCTCTAGCATTGGCAG GCAAAActgcagaagaagaaattaaatcatCATTTCTAGAAGCATTAGGAGAGTCCTGCAGCAACCCCAATGAAATGTCCTATTCTGAGTTTGAAGATTACTATGAAGGATTAAGTTTTGGAATTGTGTGTGATGATGATTTTGTTAATATCTTAAAGAATTCATGGGGAATTTAG
- the CAPS2 gene encoding calcyphosin-2 isoform X2, translating to MDLEVKGVAASPQRKADLSLMGKKCQGWRPNRQATHSPLPPEVPRLDLGRLGDSDEEDGDYYIPYTGSSSHKCQLDSSSEWRAPLQTPYAQHQHKTRSESLLSLKDSSKPKHGQYEAGTKEEYKQQPPRIAEKEKDYLQCPENSIKGTQLEDGHDDFGVLDKKALLQQCYKNKPYKMQHNIRKSEAEDVAAERRKQAVVEQVMVDQLCRAVISDPEQSTRSDACKEAQGLLEAGMAPMHCRKRTLHETKIRTKSGLTESMLSNKLRFDSRIISRTNALPFIQKGVYQHQRGQRKGKSYALSDFYVGANLTFQSADHNLPESVKQNPFFTLRVISIDEAAIDYLKASSLELKEECSRQVVDDSKVFKKIQGIFRETLSKRGVRVITGLGKYFRQIDKNRDGFLSQAALKEALKVFHLEMPEEDFESLWLILDDSKNDKVDYGEFTHAIFGEMNEYRKTFVRKAYMKLDFNKTGSVPLVDVRKCYCAKEHPLALAGKTAEEEIKSSFLEALGESCSNPNEMSYSEFEDYYEGLSFGIVCDDDFVNILKNSWGI from the exons GGTGCCACGCCTAGATCTAGGGAGGTTGGGAGATTCTGATGAAGAG GATGGGGACTATTACATACCATACACTGGAAGTTCTTCTCATAAGTGCCAGCTAGATTCATCTTCAGAGTGGAGAGCACCATTACAGACTCCATATGCACAGCATCAACAT AAGACAAGATCAGAAAGTCTATTATCCCTCAAAGACAGCTCCAAACCAAAGCATGGTCAGTATGAAGCAGGTACAAAGGAAGAATATAAGCAGCAGCCTCCGAGAattgcagaaaaggaaaaagactaCCTCCAGTGTCCAGAGAATTCAATAAAG GGTACACAGCTTGAAGATGGACATGATGATTTTGGAGTCCTTGATAAGAAAGCTCTCCTGCAACAATGCTATAAAAACAAGCCTTATAAGATGCAGCACAACATAAGGAAATCAGAAGCT GAGGATGTtgctgcagagaggagaaaacagGCTGTTGTAGAACAAGTTATGGTGGATCAATTGTGTAG AGCTGTTATAAGTGATCCAGAGCAGTCCACACGTTCTGATGCTTGCAAGGAAGCTCAAGGACTTCTGGAGGCTGGGATGGCACCAATGCATTGTAGAAAAAGGACACTCCATGAAACAAA aataaGGACCAAATCAGGACTAACTGAGAGCATGCTCTCCAACAAGCTACGCTTTGATAGTAGGATTATATCGAG GACAAATGCCTTGCCTTTCATTCAGAAGGGAGTTTATCAACATCAGCGTGgtcaaagaaagggaaaatctTATGCTCTTAGTGACTTCTATGTT GGAGCCAATCTGACTTTCCAAAGTGCTGATCATAACCTTCCAGAAAGTGTTAAGCAGAACCCTTTCTTCACCCTTCGTGTGATAAGTATTGATGAAGCAGCTATAGATTATCTGAA AGCTTCTTCTTTGGAACTCAAGGAAGAGTGTTCCAGGCAAGTGGTTGATGACAGCAAAGTTTTCAAGAAGATTCAAG GTATATTCAGAGAAACATTAAGTAAAAGAGGAGTTCGGGTTATAACAGGCTTAGGAAAGTATTTCCGACAAATAGACAAGAACAGAGATGGTTTTCTCTCTCAGGCAGCCTTGAAAGAAGCTCTAAAAGTATTCCATTTGGAAATGCCTGAAGAG GACTTTGAATCCTTGTGGCTCATTCTTGATGATAGCAAGAATGATAAGGTTGACTATGGAGAATTTACTCATGCCATATTTGGAGAAATGAATGAATATAGGAAAACATTTGTAAGAAAA gCTTATATGAAACTAGATTTCAACAAAACTGGGAGCGTGCCTTTGGTAGATGTCAGAAAATGTTACTGTGCAAAGGAACATCCTCTAGCATTGGCAG GCAAAActgcagaagaagaaattaaatcatCATTTCTAGAAGCATTAGGAGAGTCCTGCAGCAACCCCAATGAAATGTCCTATTCTGAGTTTGAAGATTACTATGAAGGATTAAGTTTTGGAATTGTGTGTGATGATGATTTTGTTAATATCTTAAAGAATTCATGGGGAATTTAG